In Zingiber officinale cultivar Zhangliang chromosome 8B, Zo_v1.1, whole genome shotgun sequence, a single genomic region encodes these proteins:
- the LOC122013553 gene encoding uncharacterized protein LOC122013553, producing the protein MALEQSGKIGSFVTILGFLSFILAIVAENKKPPFGTPIQGKGVVICKFPSDPTVLVGSLSVVALVFTIIGGHVAVFFNYKGKAVSNNVLFGYSTLFVFFVIAEIVSTLAFAFLIWTVVSEGLHRSRNVHYDLTTQCPTAKTGMFGGAAFLALDAAILWLVCLMLTMNVRADHFEDEEVKKGEYGQAYATELVSQGA; encoded by the exons ATGGCCTTGGAGCAAAGTGGAAAGATCGGATCCTTTGTGACTATTCTAGGGTTCTTGTCCTTCATATTGGCTATTGTGGCAGAGAACAAAAAG CCTCCGTTTGGAACTCCAATTCAAGGAAAGGGCGTTGTGATCTGCAAATTCCCAAGCGATCCGACAGTGCTGGTCGGTTCTTTGTCAGTCGTTGCTCTAGTTTTTACGATCATCGGAGGGCACGTCGCTGTGTTCTTCAACTACAAAGGGAAGGCTGTTTCAAACAATGTCTTATTTGGCTACTCCACATTATTCGTATTCTTTGTGATCGCTGA GATCGTGTCAACTCTAGCCTTTGCGTTCTTGATATGGACTGTCGTTTCTGAAGGCCTACACCGATCGCGCAACGTTCACTACGATCTCACGACGCAGTGTCCTACGGCGAAGACTGGCATGTTTGGCGGCGCAGCTTTTCTCGCCCTTGATGCGGCCATCTTGTGGCTTGTTTGCCTCATGCTGACTATGAACGTAAGAGCTGATCACTTTGAGGACGAGGAGGTTAAGAAGGGAGAGTATGGGCAGGCTTATGCTACTGAATTGGTTAGCCAAGGGGCTTAA